One segment of Anastrepha obliqua isolate idAnaObli1 chromosome 3, idAnaObli1_1.0, whole genome shotgun sequence DNA contains the following:
- the LOC129241732 gene encoding putative glycerol kinase 5, with the protein MVYIATLDVGTTKVRCFIIDDSCEVLGSSTEWVDLLNPQPGFFEIEPESLWRKIVSVINNAVIDAQLKPCDITCFGLSTQRCTFLTWNHETQEYYHNFITWKDLRANTLVDKWNAGIAIKTLNTFSYVLYLLTRSKRFLAASVLKMMNGQVTLRLLHELQSNTRLQEALKQKKARVELLDSWILYKLRSGNGAKSNVDHISDITSATATGLFDPFTLSWSPLTKLLFGIDTSLLPKVVDDGYKDFGYIHSGSLGPDWSNCHISISASISDQTAAIWGSQCFERGDVKITLGTGAFLNLVTGSDCHASLMGMYPLVAWQFRDTQERARTIYCIEGASYDMGTVMEWAQRCGLFAHPTDTSAIAESVPNTNGVYFIPAFSGLGPPINDQKAASGFIGITPSTTRAHLVRAILESIAFRVAQLCETVKRESKYKLKLLRVDGGVSRNDFVCQLIADATGVCVERAVFAESSIMGTSYMVGFNIGLWNSFHDLHKFRQIDRAFEPRPEFYLSIRESYLVWMKAIERFGKWY; encoded by the exons ATGGTCTATATAGCAACTTTGGATGTAGGCACTACTAAAGTGCGCTGTTTCATCATAGATGATAGCTGTGAAGTTCTTGGTTCATCCACTGAATGG gTTGACTTGCTAAACCCCCAGCCGGGGTTCTTTGAAATTGAACCGGAGTCGTTATGGCGGAAAATAGTCAGTGTTATAAACAATGCAGTTATAG ATGCTCAATTAAAACCCTGTGATATCACTTGTTTCGGCTTATCAACACAACGCTGTACATTCCTAACTTGGAACCATGAGACGCAAGAGTACTATCATAATTTTATAACATGGAAAGATTTGCGTGCGAATACATTAGTAGACAAATGGAACGCTGGAATAGCTATTAAGACATTGAACACGTTTTCTTATGTGCTTTACCTGTTAACGCGGAGCAAGCGATTTTTAGCAGCGAGCGTTTTGAAAATGATGAATGGGCag GTAACTCTACGACTACTGCATGAGCTGCAAAGCAACACTCGTCTGCAAGAagcattgaaacaaaaaaaagcacgtGTGGAACTATTAGACTCTTGGATACTCTACAAATTACG GTCGGGAAATGGTGCAAAGTCAAATGTTGATCATATCAGCGACATAACTTCTGCCACTGCAACTGGTCTTTTCGATCCATTTACACTTAGCTGGTCCCCACTTACTAAGCTTCTATTTGGAATAGAC ACTTCTTTACTTCCGAAAGTTGTGGACGATGGCTACAAAGATTTCGGTTACATACATTCTGGTTCCTTAGGACCCGATTGGTCTAACTGTCATATATCTATAAGTGCTTCCATAAGTGATCAAACCGCGGCGATTTGGGGCTCGCAATGCTTTGAGCGCGGCGATGTGAAGATCACCTTGGGAACTGGCGCTTTCCTCAACCTGGTCACTGGAAGTGATTGCCATGCATCTTTAATGGGAATGTATCCGCTGGTAGCTTGGCAATTTAGAGACACTCAAGAACGTGCCCGAACAATTTACTGTATTGAAGGTGCATCATACGACATGGGTACGGTGATGGAATGGGCTCAACGCTGCGGGCTCTTTGCCCATCCCACAGACACGTCAGCCATCGCGGAATCAGTACCAAATACGAATGGCGTTTATTTCATACCAGCATTTAGTGGTTTGGGA CCGCCAATAAATGATCAGAAAGCAGCTTCGGGTTTCATTGGAATCACCCCATCCACGACACGTGCACATTTAGTACGCGCCATATTGGAGAGCATAGCATTTCGAGTCGCTCAATTATGTGAAACAGTCAAAAGAGAAagcaaatacaaattaaaattgttaag agtcGATGGAGGAGTATCGCGCAACGATTTTGTTTGCCAACTTATTGCAGATGCTACAGGAGTATGCGTTGAGCGCGCCGTCTTTGCGGAATCCAGTATAATGGGTACATCATATATGGTGGGATTTAATATTGGACTATGGAACAGTTTTCACGATTTGCATAAGTTTCGCCAAATTGATCGTGCTTTTGAGCCACGTCCAGAGTTTTACTTAAGCATTAGAGAAAGTTATCTGGTTTGGATGAAAGCAATAGAACGTTTTGGTAAATGGTATTAG
- the LOC129242338 gene encoding zinc finger protein 431-like — protein MNKPAPYSISSICRICLEHLQTENIYDLFAVPGLAKKLSVCTSLSVELHDGFPHNICGICFTRLNDMQDFQKMCVESVEKFQEMVAQNLIMDQSSALAVLETGGVDAAQNEVVDNDEPIDFDPLLNHKLELIENAEDVFKMLENVDKESADNVIGVKRTGGVNSNEKISEQIRKFSGDSDCQNSNTSDFEPFGNEEEEIRSSESDDEKPLAARLRKSRRSKRALRKEDIIDDGLDADEYDDNKKQKAKQKHRARLSGEDISANSIECHICQKKFRKAERYEEHMRHHNDKLPHQCSVESCLKGFTTANGLRLHMEHCHAETCDSYPCPEEGCGRIFPRTRLLNWHLRKVHKIAKELREPKCYTCSQCEKVFRCPMALKKHMYKHDGKELPFPCNICGKRFVINSALKDHLMRHAGIKNYVCPYCGVGKTTRQEWNTHINTHTQEKKFNCSQCTYASHNKQNLRMHVKIVHEKIKDYACQYCGKTFGKSNACKMHEMTHTGEKRCECKVCGKRFLYAKALTKHLKTHEKRVLRAIEVYRKRQIENGFMSADALDVPIPALPSTELHTQEAHQKVAEEILKVCAESTASIPKNPRRVERVDISALAGTAVNPIPSVAVPSWSPQINFMMKEGPYICPDCGQGFNGQGNLKRHHRIVHEGVKDFACRFCHKRFAKAQTLKHHEMTHTGEKPHECNSCGKRFIQYVALKRHMKIHMNKPPPIIPPSVYEAREELEMQEREKLETKRKKQEARAAIAELAREQLYEMEQQVPEEKEQLSDSCLKLAIKENQEFIKIDPMSELSSNPELNVGLGEFPHINTSTMGT, from the coding sequence ATGAATAAACCAGCGCCTTATAGTATTAGTTCGATTTGTCGAATTTGCTTGGAGCACCTGCAGACTGAAAATATctacgatttgtttgctgttccTGGACTAGCCAAAAAGTTAAGTGTCTGCACTTCACTTTCGGTGGAACTCCACGACGGATTTCCTCATAATATTTGTGGCATTTGTTTTACACGTCTAAATGATATGCAAGATTTTCAAAAGATGTGTGTTGAGTCCGTTGAAAAGTTTCAGGAGATGGTGGCCCAAAATTTAATAATGGACCAATCGAGCGCATTGGCCGTACTGGAAACTGGTGGTGTGGACGCAGCACAAAATGAAGTTGTAGATAATGATGAGCCTATAGATTTCGATCCACTTTTAAATCATAAACTTGAGTTGATTGAGAATGCAGAGGACGTTTTCAAAATGCTAGAAAATGTAGATAAAGAAAGTGCAGATAATGTGATAGGCGTGAAACGGACCGGCGGTGTCAATAGTAATGAGAAGATATCTGAACAAATTCGGAAATTTAGTGGTGATTCTGACTGTCAAAATAGCAATACATCCGATTTTGAACCCTTTGGCAACGAGGAAGAAGAAATCAGAAGTAGTGAAAGTGATGATGAAAAACCATTAGCTGCCCGTTTACGGAAGTCTCGACGATCAAAGAGGGCTTTGCGAAAGGAAGATATAATCGACGATGGACTTGATGCTGATGAATATGAtgataataaaaagcaaaaggcGAAACAGAAACATCGTGCTCGTTTAAGTGGTGAAGATATTTCAGCCAATAGCATAGAGTGCCACATTTGTCAAAAGAAGTTTAGAAAAGCGGAACGCTATGAGGAGCACATGCGACACCACAACGACAAGTTGCCCCACCAATGTTCGGTGGAATCATGTCTGAAAGGATTTACCACTGCTAACGGACTTCGATTACACATGGAGCATTGTCACGCTGAGACATGTGATAGCTATCCATGTCCTGAAGAAGGTTGTGGCCGCATATTCCCACGAACCCGCCTACTCAATTGGCATTTACGTAAGGTTCATAAAATTGCTAAAGAGCTCCGAGAGCCAAAGTGCTACACGTGTAGCCAATGCGAAAAAGTGTTCCGCTGCCCCATGGCGCTTAAAAAACATATGTACAAGCACGATGGAAAGGAGCTGCCTTTTCCTTGCAATATTTGCGGCAAACGTTTTGTAATAAACAGTGCACTTAAAGATCATCTTATGAGGCATGCGGGAATTAAAAACTACGTTTGTCCGTATTGCGGTGTTGGTAAAACAACTCGACAGGAGTGGAACACGCATATAAATACACACactcaggaaaaaaaatttaattgctcacaatgcacttatgcgtcgcataacaaacaaaatttacgcATGCACGTGAAGATTGTGCATGAAAAGATTAAGGATTACGCATGTCAGTACTGTGGTAAAACATTTGGTAAATCGAATGCTTGCAAAATGCACGAAATGACTCATACTGGTGAGAAGCGATGTGAGTGCAAGGTTTGCGGGAAGCGATTCCTTTAtgccaaagccttgacaaagcaCCTTAAAACTCATGAAAAACGTGTTCTACGGGCCATTGAGGTGTACCGCAAGCGCCAGATCGAAAATGGTTTTATGTCGGCCGATGCACTGGATGTACCAATACCCGCACTGCCATCTACGGAATTGCATACACAGGAGGCGCATCAAAAGGTGGCTGAAGAGATACTTAAGGTTTGTGCAGAATCAACTGCCTCAATACCGAAAAATCCTCGACGTGTTGAACGCGTTGATATTTCCGCACTAGCAGGTACAGCAGTGAATCCTATACCATCTGTAGCAGTACCGTCGTGGTCCccacaaattaattttatgatgAAAGAAGGACCTTATATCTGTCCAGATTGCGGTCAGGGTTTTAATGGTCAAGGAAACCTTAAACGGCATCATCGAATTGTACATGAAGGCGTTAAGGACTTCGCTTGTCGTTTTTGTCACAAACGATTCGCTAAAGCACAGACGCTCAAACATCATGAGATGACTCATACCGGCGAAAAACCGCATGAGTGCAATAGTTGTGGAAAACGTTTTATTCAATACGTGGCACTGAAACGTCACATGAAGATACATATGAATAAACCGCCACCAATAATACCACCAAGTGTGTACGAGGCACGCGAAGAGTTAGAGATGCAAGAGCGTGAAAAGTTGGAAACGAAACGTAAGAAACAGGAAGCACGTGCGGCTATAGCAGAATTAGCTCGGGAGCAGCTGTATGAAATGGAACAACAAGTGCCTGAGGAAAAGGAGCAGTTATCTGACTCATGTTTAAAACTAGCGATAAAAGAAAACCAGGAATTCATAAAAATCGATCCTATGTCGGAATTAAGTTCGAATCCAGAACTAAATGTGGGTTTAGGTGAGTTTCCGCACATAAATACCAGCACCATGGGCACATGA
- the LOC129240937 gene encoding splicing factor 3B subunit 6 encodes MNKRNNIRLPPEVNRLLYVRNLPYKITSDEMYDIFGKFGAIRQIRVGNTPETRGTAFVVYEDIFDAKNACDHLSGFNVCNRYLVVLYYQSNKAFKRLDVDKKQEELNNIKSKYNLKTPEAP; translated from the exons ATGAATAAACGCAATAAT ATTCGTTTGCCTCCTGAGGTGAATCGACTGTTGTACGTACGAAATTTGCCCTATAAAATTACATCGGACGAAATGTatgatatttttggaaaatttggagCGATAAGGCAAATTCGCGT TGGTAATACACCGGAGACTCGTGGAACAGCCTTTGTTGTCTACGAAGATATATTCGATGCTAAGAATGCATGTGATCACCTGTCTGGCTTCAACGTTTGTAATCGCTATCTCGTTGTGTTGTACTACCAATCGAATAAAGCTTTTAAACGCCTGGATGTGGATAAAAAACAAGAAGagctaaataatataaaatccaaatataatttaaagacGCCTGAGGCACCTTAA
- the LOC129241523 gene encoding dihydropteridine reductase — translation MLGRVLVYGGKGALGAACVSHFKSNNYWVGSIDLSTNEEADASIVLPRDLGWEEQEAEVLTKVSEALSGEKLDAVICVAGGWAGGNATKDLAKNADLMWRQSVWTSAISASVASKYLKEGGLLTLTGAQPALEGTPGMIGYGMAKAAVHQLTRSLAGKNSGLPANSIVVTILPVTLDTPMNRKWMPKADFSSWTPLTEVAGLFYKWTKGQERPNSGALLQLITKEGVTQLVEAN, via the exons ATGCTTGGTCGAGTGTTGGTCTATGGTGGTAAAGGCGCTTTAGGCGCTGCCTGCGTTTCACACTTTAAATCAAATAACTAT TGGGTAGGAAGTATTGACCTCAGTACAAATGAAGAAGCGGACGCTAGTATCGTATTACCTCGAGATCTGGGCTGGGAGGAGCAGGAAGCTGAAGTGCTAACAAAAGTCAGTGAAGCattaagtggagaaaaattggaTGCTGTAATTTGTGTAGCCGGTGGCTGGGCTGGCGGCAACGCTACTAAGG ATTTGGCTAAAAACGCAGACTTAATGTGGCGACAAAGTGTGTGGACATCTGCTATATCGGCAAGTGTTGCATCCAAGTACCTGAAGGAAGGAGGTTTATTAACACTGACAGGCGCTCAACCCGCTTTGGAAGGCACACCTGGCATGATTGGCTATGGTATGGCCAAGGCAGCTGTACATCAGCTAACCCGTTCACTAGCTGGCAAAAACTCTGGGCTTCCCGCTAATTCCATTGTTGTTACAATACTGCCTGTCACTTTGGATACACCAATGAATCGCAAATGGATGCCAAAAGCAGATTTCAGCTCATGGACTCCTCTAACTGAAGTTGCTGG CCTATTCTACAAATGGACTAAAGGCCAGGAACGTCCCAACTCTGGAGCTTTGCTGCAGTTGATAACCAAGGAGGGTGTTACTCAATTGGTGGAAGCTAactaa